Proteins encoded within one genomic window of Sphingomonas sp. NBWT7:
- the trxB gene encoding thioredoxin-disulfide reductase has protein sequence MTTHSTRMLILGSGPAGLSAAIYGARAGMKPILVQGIQPGGQLMTTTDVENYPGFADVIQGPWLMEQMQKQAEHVGTTMMWDTVVDVDLTRRPFRLTGDSGDVYEGEVLVIATGAQAKWLGLASEEAMKGKGVSACATCDGFFYRGKKVAVIGGGNTAVEEALYLTNHSDDVTLIHRRDRLRAERILQERLFAHPNITVLWNKEVREFVDGGGNAGLVALDLEDTRTGEHSRLDVDGGFVAIGHHPATELFRGHLALDEDHYIAVETGSTRTSIPGVFACGDVMDKTYRQAVTAAGTGCMAALDAERFLAEADFERLAEAAE, from the coding sequence ATGACGACACATTCGACTCGCATGCTGATCCTCGGCTCCGGCCCCGCCGGGCTTTCCGCCGCCATCTACGGTGCGCGCGCGGGGATGAAGCCGATCCTCGTTCAGGGCATTCAGCCCGGCGGTCAGCTGATGACCACCACCGACGTCGAGAACTACCCCGGCTTCGCCGACGTCATCCAGGGCCCGTGGCTGATGGAGCAGATGCAGAAGCAGGCCGAGCACGTCGGGACGACGATGATGTGGGACACCGTCGTCGACGTCGACCTGACGCGCCGTCCGTTCCGCCTGACCGGCGACAGCGGCGACGTGTACGAGGGCGAGGTGCTGGTGATCGCGACGGGCGCACAGGCCAAGTGGCTCGGGCTCGCCAGCGAGGAGGCGATGAAGGGCAAGGGCGTTTCCGCCTGCGCGACGTGCGACGGCTTCTTCTATCGCGGCAAGAAGGTGGCGGTGATCGGCGGCGGCAACACCGCGGTCGAGGAAGCGCTGTATCTCACCAACCATTCGGACGATGTGACGCTGATCCACCGCCGCGATAGGCTGCGTGCCGAGCGCATCCTGCAGGAACGGCTGTTCGCGCACCCCAACATCACCGTGCTGTGGAACAAGGAGGTGCGCGAGTTCGTCGACGGCGGCGGCAACGCCGGGCTCGTCGCGCTCGATCTGGAGGATACGCGGACCGGCGAGCACAGCCGGCTCGACGTCGACGGCGGGTTCGTCGCGATCGGTCATCACCCGGCAACCGAGCTGTTCCGTGGGCACCTCGCGCTCGACGAGGATCATTACATCGCGGTCGAGACCGGCTCGACGCGTACCAGCATCCCCGGGGTGTTCGCGTGTGGCGACGTGATGGACAAGACCTATCGCCAGGCGGTGACCGCGGCGGGAACCGGATGCA